In Polyangiaceae bacterium, the genomic window CAAGGAGATCAGCGGAACCCGGGTGCGGGCACGTCGGTGGTTTGAAGCTACCCGCTTCAGCGCGCTCGCGAGCTGCCCTGCTATTGGGCACCCGTGGGCGGAGGCGCAAGCGCGGTGTGCTTCGGCCCATGCGACGTCAGCGGAGCCCGGACCCGACTTCGTCTGCCTGCGACTAACTCCGCCACGCCCTCACGATCTCGACCGGCTTCCCCGTCTGCGCCCTGATCACCGTCCAGCGCCTCGCCGGCAGCTCGAGCACGGCGAACGTGCCCGGAGTCGGGAGTTCGCGCTCCCAGCTGTCGGCCGGGTCGCGGAGCAGAGCACCCGGGTTGAGCACGAGCTTGTCGCCGAGGCGGAGCGCCATCGCGCGGTGCGTGTGGCCGACGACGAGAATGTCGGCCTCCGCCGCCTTCAGCACCTCGTCCACCTCGGCCGCGGTCGCGTCGGGCATGACGCCGTTCATGTCGCTGCCTGGCCTGGCGTGGTGCGCGGCGACGCGCACGCCCTCGATCGTGGCCGACCAGGCCGGCACCGGGGCCCAGCTCGACCACGCGATCGGCCGCGCGGATCAGCGCCGGGTCGTGCTCGACCACCAGCACCGTGTTGTGGCGCAGCGCCAGCTCGCGGAAGATGCTGGTCAGGCTCTCGACGTCGCTCGGGTGCAGGCCCACGGTGGGCTCGTCGAGCACGAACAACGCGTTGTGGAGCGAGGTACCCAGCGCGGCGGTCAGCGTGACGCGCTGGGCTTCGCCGCCGGACAGGGTGCGCGCCTGGCGATCGAAGGTCAGGTAGCCGAGCCCCACTCGCTCCAGGTACCCGAGCCGGCTCTCGAGCTCGCGCCGCGCGAGCTCGCCTTGCCCGGTGTGCGTCTCGAGCTCCGCCAGGATCTGCCGCGCCTGCCGGATCTCCATGGCGTGGAGCTCCGCGATGTCGCGCCCCCCCACGTGGTAGGCGAGCGCGGTGTCGCTCAGGCGCCGCCCGCTGCAGCGGCGGCACACGTCGTAGGAGCGGTAGCGGGAGAGCAGCACGCGCACGTGCATCTTGTAGGTGCGCGTCTCGAGCCAGCGGAACCAGCCGAGCACGCCGGGGAAATACCCATCGTCCCAGCTACCGTCGCCCCCGATGACGAGCTGGCGTTGCTCGGCGGCGAGCTCACCCCAGGGCACGTCCAGGGGAATGCCGTGTCGCCGGCACAGCTTCGCGAGCTCGGAGCGTTCCCAGGTGGTGGACTTGCCGGCCCAGGGGCGGATGGCGCGCTGCTTCAGCGTGCGGCGCGGATCGGGGATCACCTTGTCCAGATCGATGCCGATGGTGCGGCCGAAGCCGCGGCACTCCGCGCAGGCGCCGATGGGGGATTCGTAAGAGAACAGCCCGGGCCGCGCCGGCTCGAGCGGTCGCGCGCACTCGGGACAGCTGAGCCTACGACGCAGCGTACGCCGTTCTTCGTCCGCGAACAGGCGCGCCACGCCGTCGCCGCGCCGCCAGGCCTCTTCGAGCGCCGACGCCACGCGCTTCTCGTCGCGCGGCGAGAGCACGACGCGATCGACGACGACGTCCACCCAGCCGCCGGCGCCCATCACGCTCGAAGGCTTCACGCGATCGAGATCCTCGGCTTGGCCCGCCACCACCAGGCGCCGGTAACCCTCTCGGGCGAGCGTGTCGCGCACCTCCAGGTAGCCCTCGACGCCGCCGTGGACGCGGACCGGATAGGTCAGGAGCGCGCGCCGCCCCGCGAGCTCACCGAGCACGCCGCGGGCTGCCGACTCGGCGTCGAGCGCCCGCGCGGGCAAGCGGTGCTCCGGACAGATGGGCTCAGCTTCACGCACGAACAGCGCCGCCAGGTAGGGCTCCAGATCCGCCATGGTGGCGACGGTGGAGCGCGAGCTCTTGACCGGCGCGCGGCGGTCGACCGCGATGCCGGCGGGGACCGGCTCCAGCGAGTCGATGGGCGGGCGCTCCAGGCGCTCCAGGAACTGGCGCGCGTAGGGGCTGAAGCTCTCGACGAAGCGCCGCTGTCCCTCGGCGTAGAGCGTGTCCATCGCCAGGCTGCTCTTGCCGGCCCCCGACACTCCGGTCAGCACCACGACCTGGCCGGGCTCGAGGTCCAGATCGACGCCGGCCAAGTTGTGCGTGCGCGCGCCGCGGAGCTTCGTCTCGAGCATCGGGCCCGGAGGTCTAAGGCGAGTGGGGTGCGGGCGCCAGCGGCCGCAGCGTAATGTGCCTCACTTCGGGATCGGCGGCACGTACACCGTGTTGATGGGCGCCACGCTCTCGCCGGCCGGGTACGCGTAGCTGACGTCGCAGGAGTTGTCCGGCTCGTTCGTGTTGCAGGGATCCGGCTTGCCCGGGCGCGTCTCCGGCGAGCCCCAGCCCCAGACCCAGAGCCCGAAGCTCTCCGCCGAGGTCATCTCGTGCCGGCCGTTGTCGCAGTTTCCCTGCGGCTCGAAGTTGTGCCGCGACAGATCGACGCGCGTGTACTCGTAGCTGTCGCCCTTGCCCACCGCTTGCCAGCCGCCGAGCACTCCGGCGCAGCCGAGCGTGACGTCGGCGAACCCCGTCTTGCCCTTCCGCCGCACTACGACCAGGTTCGTCTCCGGATAGGTCGGGTCCGTGAAGAACACGTAGCGCTTCATGTACTGAAGGCCGGGCACGATGCGCACGAAGTCGGGGTCGCCGTAGCCCGCCGGACCGCCCTGGTTCGCGATCTGGCCCGAGCCGGACATGTAGGTGAAGACCATGAAGGGGTGATCGGCGTCCTGGCTCTTCACCACGAAGGGCAAATCGGTCTCCAACTCGACCACGCTACCGAGCTCGAGGCTCGCCGGAGCGTTCGGCAGCAGAGGATCGAAGCTGAGCTTCGTCCCGTCCACGGCGCCTACGAGCCGGTGCTTGCGCTTCTCCTCGTAGCCCGGCACGCGGTCGCGGTAGCTCACTACCGCGTATTCGCTACCGAGGGCGCGCACCGGGGGGATCTGCTGCTCCGCGTGATCGCTCCAGTCGACGTCGTTCGGGATGCGCAGGCCCAGGTGCCCGGCGAACACGCCGATGGGTTTGTCCGACTCGATGGGGCTGCCGGTGAAGTCCTCGGCCTGGATGATCTCGATGGTCTGACCCGCGTCCAGGGTGTAGGTCGCGACGCTGTTGGCCGGTGAGCCCTTGACGTCGTAGCCGTCCTTGATGGCGTGCTTCGGCAGGATCTTGACCGTGGTCGCGTCGCTCTTCGCCACCAGGGCGAGCGAGGGTGGGATGGGCAACCCCTGGTAGTCTCCGGCGGTCCAGGCCTCGACCGCGATGTAGTTCGTGTCCCAGGCGCTGGTGGGCAGGAGCAAGGTCGCGCCGGTCGTCGCCGCGTAAGCCGCCCGGTAGGGCAACATCTGGTAGGCGACCACGGGTCGATCGGTGGTGATGTGGAACGCCTTGCCGCGACCGGTGCTCAGGTTCACCCCCCAGTGCACGTGGGCGTCGAGCCCGATGGCCGCCGGCACCGGGCACGCGGCCGGCGGCTTCCAGCTCCCGTGCCACACCGGGTCGTTGGCCAGGAACAAAATCGCGACCTCACCGGGCGGGATGCCGACGGCGGGGTCGTAGGGCGCGTAGCTGATGGACGGGCCCGTGCCCTTGGGGAGCTTGGCGTGCTGCGCCATGCTGATGGCGGTGCCGCCCCAGCTCGCCTGCACGCGCGCCGCTTCCTTGAAGGTGTTGGCGATGAACGCGACGAAGCAGCCGCCGAAGCCGGCCTCCATCGCGTTGAGCGTGACGGCGTAGTAGTCGCAGCCCACCGTGGAGCGATTCACGGTCGCCGCGTCACACGGCGCCATGCAGGTGCCGGCGCCGCACAGGAGCGAGCCCGGGCAGGTCTCCTTCACGTTGCCGTCGCAGTCGAGCACCTGCGTGAAGTCGTCCGAGCACGGCTTGCAGCCGGATGCGCCACCCCCGCCGTCGATCACCAGCGAGCCTCCGCTGCCGCCGAGCCCTCCGCTGCCGCCCCCTGCGGCGCCGCTACCGCGCGCGACGACGTCGGTCTCGGTGCAGGCCAGCGCCAGCACCCAGGCAACACCGCCCCACGCGATCCAGCGCATCGCGATGATGGTGCCAGAACCTGTTGCGCTTTGTCGCGCGAGCGTCCAATTTGGCGCGCTCGATGGCCAAGGGCGGCTCGGACAAGAAGGACCTCGGCGGCGACCGGCTGGTCAGCAAGAACCGCCGGGCGTTCTTCGACTACGAGGTGTCCGACACGCTGGAGGCGGGCCTGGTGCTGATCGGCAGCGAGGTGCGCGCCCTCCGCGTGCAGGGCTGCGACCTGAGCGACGCCTGGGTGGACATCCAACGCGACGAGGCCTGGGTCAAGGGCATGCGCGTGCCCGTCTTGCCCCACGCCGCCTTCGGCCACGAAGAGAAGCGGCAGCGCAAGCTCTTGCTCCACCGCGAGCAGATCGAGCACCTGCGCGGCGCCAGCGAGCGCGAGGGCATGACCCTGATCGTGACCAAGTGCTACTTCAAGAACAACCACGCCAAGCTCGAGATCGCGCTGGCGCGCGGCAAGAAGAGGCACGACAAGCGGCAGAGCATCCGCGAGCGAGACGCTTCGCGCGAGGCGGAAGCCGCCATGCGCCGGGGCCGCCGCTGATGCTCTTCACGTGGGCCGGTGGGGGCAGCGCGCGCCTCCTGACGACGAACGGCGACCTCGTCACGCTGCTCTCCAGCTCGGCCTGGCCGCCGGGCACGCCCCTGGAAGGCGACTTCGAGGGCTCCACCTACCGAGTCAAGGTGCGCTCGTGCAAGAGGAGCGGGGAGGATCCGGAGCTGGCCTTCCGCATCGAAGGCCGCTTCCAGAACCTGACGCGCGAGCAGCGCGAGCGTGTGCTCCGGGTGAGCTAAGCTCGCCGGCGCATGCCCCGCCCGCCCCAGACCTCCGCCGCGACCTCCAGCCTGTCCGATCGCGTGTACGGCGCGCTGCTCGACGAAGCCAAGCGCCGTCCCGGCCCGGTGCACCTGCTCAACGTCGGCGACACCTACCTGGAGCCGCTGCCCGCTGCGCGCGCGGAGGCCCAGCTCGCGGCGGAGCACCCGCGCCTGCACAACTACGCCCCGGTTCAGGGCGAGCCCGCGCTGCTCGACGCCATCCAGGAGCGCGTGGAGCGCGTGCACGGCGTGGCTCTCGAGCGCCCGAACCTGCAGGTGATGTCCGGCGCCACAGGCGGGTTCACCGTGGTGGCGACGGCGCTGCTCGAGCCCGGCGACGAGGTGCTGCTGCTCTCGCCGTTCTGGCCCCTGATCCGCGGCATCGTCGAGTCGCGCTCGGCGCGGGCCGTGGAGCTCCCGTTCTACACGCGGCTCGGCGAGCCAGGCTTCGACGCGGAGGCACTGCTCGAGTCCGCCATCACGCCGCGCACGGTGGCCGTCTACGTGAACACCCCCAACAACCCCACCGGTCGCGTGCTCGCACCGGAGGTCGCCGACGCCATCGCTCGAGTGGTGACCCGCAGGAACCTCTGGCTCTGGTGCGACGAGGCCTACGAGGAGCTGTGGTACGGCGCCACGCGCCCGAAGGCGCTGTGGGCGCGAGACGACCTCGGCGAGCGCGCGATCGCTTGCCACACGCTCTCCAAGAGCCACGCGCTCGCCGGCGCTCGCATCGGCTACACCCACGGCCCCGCCAGCGTGATGCCCGCCATCCGCGGCGCGCAGACCTTCTTGACGTACTGCGCGCCGCGCCCGCTGCAGTTCGGGGGGGCGCGCGCCCTGGCCGAGGGCGACGCTTGGGTCGAGAGCACGCGCCGCCTGTATGCCGAGACCGGACGCCGCGCCGCGAGCGCGCTCGGGCTGCCGCCGCCCGAAGGCGGCACGTTCTTCTTCTTCGACGCGAGCCGCTACTTCCGCGCCGGCGAGGACATCCAGGCGTTCCTGCGGCGCTGCCTGGACGCGGGCGTCCTGCTCACGCCCGGCGCCGCTTCGGGCAAGGACTACGAGAGCTGGGCGCGCCTGTGCTTCACCGCGATTCCGCCCGCGGAGCTCGAAGACGCGCTCGGTCGGCTCGCGCCGCTCCTGGGCTAGAGCAACCCGTCCAGAATGGTCGCGTTCTTCCGGATGCTCACGGTCGCGGCGTCCTGGTCGGGCGCACCGAGCTCGGTGGGCTCGCCGAGCCACTGCTCCACCGGCGTGCGCGCGAGCACTCCGTCGAGGTTGTACACGTTCAAGAGAGCGCGCGGGATCCCTGCCGCTGCCGCCGCCGCGAGATCCGCCGCGAGCTCGGAGCCGCTCGCGTAGGTGCTGGCGGGGGTCACTCCCTCACCCACCATCCCGACGTCCAGCCCGGCCTTGTCGCCGAACAGCTTCCTGGCGTCCTTGCCGTACGAGTGGACGAAGTAGGCGGTGGGGGGGGTGTCGCCGCCCAGCATGTCGCCGAACAGGGTACGGTACGCCTGGAACGTGACGACGTCCCACCCGATGCCTTCTACCGGGATGCCCAGCGCCTGCCGCAGCCCGTCGTCGCCGTCGGCGTAGTCGTCGAGCACCTGCGGCAACGTGGTCAGGTGAACCCTCCAGCCTCGGCTCTGCGCCTCCTCGACCAGCGTTGCATACTGCTCGGTCGCGCTGGCGTAGCGCGCCGGATCGACGCCCGACTTCATCAGCTCGACCACCCCGAGCACGTCGTCCTTCTTCCAGAGCGCGTCGAGCTGATCGACGCGGTCCTTGCTCATCTCCATGTCCACGACGAAGGTCGTGGGCGCGAGCCCGTTCTTCTCCCAGACGTCCATCAAGCTCCGGGCGGCTGACGCGAACACCGGCGCGTTGGTGCTGCCTGGCCAGTAGCCGTCCGCTTCGCTCAGGAGGAGCCAGGGTCGGATCTCGACACCCGCGGCGCTCGCGCGCTTCACCAGCGTGGTCAGCGCCGGGTCGGACAGCTGCGCGACGGGCCAGGCCAGGTTGACCGCCACCTGGTGGCGCCCGAGCAACGGGAACGCGGCCTCGATCTGCTCCGGCGGCAGGAACTCCGCCCAGGCGGAGGCGAAGGCCGCCTCCCGCGCCGGCTCCGGGGAGCGACCGTCCTCCCCGGAACAGCCCCCGCAAAGCCCCACCAAGAGTCCCAACTTCAGTAGTCCGAGCTTCATCTGGCCCTCCTCAGGAAATTCGGCCCGCGGGCCGGTCTCTAATCCCACGTCCCGACAGAGTCGTCAAGCGACGCAGAAATCCCGTGCATTCGGTGAGGGCCGCCTGCACCCTTGACTCAGGCTGGGGAAACCCTCAAGGTTCGGCCAGCGGGCCGGTCGTCCGGGGAGGCAGAGGGAATGGCGAAGTCGAGGGCAGTGGGATGTCTGTTGGTGCTCGCAGGAATTGCCGGCGCGTGCAGCGCCAGCAGCGGCGGCGACGACTCGTCGGGCGGCGGCGGCGGACAAGCCGGTAACGGCGCGACCGGCGGCGGAGGAGGAATTTCCATCGGCGGTAGCTCCGGCAGCGGCGGTGGTCTCAACATCGACTCGGGTCAAGGCGGCAGCGGCGGCGGCGGAGGCTTCGCCGGGGATGCCTGCGCGACCACCGGGAGCAAGGCGGCCGATCCGACCACGGCGCCCGCGGACATCATCTGGGCCGTCGATCAGTCCGGCAGCATGAACCAGGAGACCGCGTACGTTCAGAGCAAGATCAATGATTTTGCCAAGGCCATCGGCAACAGCAACATCGACTACCACGTGGTGATGATCGCCTCGACGAGCGGCGGCAACTCCATCTGCGTACCAGCGCCGCTCTCGAACGGGAGCTGTGGCGATGGCCCGCGCTTCCGCCTGGTCAACGTTGGAGTGGACAGCAACGACGCGCTCAACAAGATCATCGACCACTACGCCAAGTACTCCGACTTCTTGCGCCTGAGCGCGACCAAGCACTTCGTCGTGGTCACGGACGACAACGCGACGGACTCGCCGATGAACTCGGCCGCGGCGTTCACCAACAAGCTCGCCACGCTCCAGCCGACCGGCATGTTCGCCAAGTGGATCTTCCACTCGATCTACGCCTTCGGCACCATCCCCTTCGTGGGCTGCATCGGCGCCTTCGGCACGGGAGCCGCCTTCGGCAAGGTCTACGAAGACCTCGTCAAGCAGACCGGCGGCGCGCAAGGCGAGATCTGCCTGGGCGACTGGACGCCGGTGTTCAACGCCATCACCACCGCCGTGATCATCAACTCCAAGGTCTCCTGCGAGTACGAGATCCCGCAGCCCGGCGCCGGCCAGACGCTCGACCCGAACAAGGTCAACGTCGACTACCTGCCCGGCGGGCAGCCGCCTGCGAACCCGATCCCGCGCGTCAACGATCTGGCCGGCTGCTCCTCGGGACCGAGCCTGGGCGGCTGGTACTTCGACAACAACGCGGCCCCGTCCAAGATCCTGCTCTGCCCGCAGACCTGCGCCGCGGTGCAGTCCGACCCGGCGGCGAAGATCGACGTGAAGTTCGGCTGCGAGAGCGTGTTCAAGCCGCCAGCTTGAGCCGGGCTCGAAAGCAGCGACACTCTACAGCCGCCCCCAAGGGTCGAGCGTGAGGCCCAGCGTCACGCCGAGCCACGCGCCTCCGAGCCGGTGGCGCTCGCCCGCGGCGTCGTGCACCGGCATCCGCCGCAGCACGGCTCCGAGCTCCGGCCCGACGCTGAGCCGAGTGTGCTTGCCGAGGTGTGGCTCGAAGCGCACGCGGCCGACCGCGCGCGCCGACCAGGTGTCGTGGCCTCCAGGCTCGCCGTCCACCGCCGAGACGCCGGCGAAGTGAACGGCCGCTGCGCTGGCGGACAGGCCGACCGCGAGGTCCAGCCCTTGGCCCAGCGCGAAGGCGTGCTCGGGAGCGACGCCGAGCTCGAGCCAGCGCACGCTGGGTGAGCCGCCCAGCTCGGGAGCGCCGCCGAACAGCCAGCTCGCGCCCAGCGCCATTCGGCTGCCACCCCTCACGCGGGCCTCCATCGCGAGGCCCGGCCCGGCGAGCCAGAGCTGCCCAGGGCCGACGGCGGCCGCCGAGATGCGCGGCTCGAACAGCACCGCGGGCCAGCGCAGGAGCTCGGCGATGCGCGCTTGCTCGCGCTCCCGCGCCGCCTTCTCCGCTTCGAAGGCCTTGGCCTCGAGCAGACGGCGTTGCTTGAGATCCCGCACCAACGCGGCGGCGGCCAGCGCGATGCGCCGCGCGAGGAGCTCCTTCACGTCACGCGAGTCGAGGCGGCGGGCGCCGTAGAAGCCACCCTTGTCCCAGAGCTCGATGCGCAGCGTGTCCGGCGACGTCGCGAGCACGCGGAAGTAGACGGTGGGGCGCCGCTCGCTGTCGTCGCCCGCTCGGGGCGGCACGTCCGCGTCGGAGAGCTCGATCTCGACCAGGCGGCGCGTCAGGCGCGAGTCGACGTAGCGCTCTGCCTTCGCGCTGATCTCGACGATCACGCGCGGGCGGACATCGGCCCCGGCGCCCCCCGAGACCAGCAGCAGAAGAAGACCGAGGAGGGCGCTACTTGCCCGGCTTCGCCTTGGGCTGCGCTTCGTCGTCGATCTCGTCGAACGGCGTATCGTCCTCGCCAGCGGCGGCATCCGCTGCGACGGCGCCCGCGTCTTCTCCGGCGAGCTTGCCGATCCGCGCACGGATCTCGCCGAGGCGGCGACCGTTGGGGAATTCCTTCGCATACTGCTCGGCGAGCTGCTTGGCTTGATCGACGTTGCCCTGGGCGATGGCGGCGTCGAGCTGACGGACCAAGGCATCTTCCGCGAAGTCACCCTTCGGAGACAAGGAGCGATACGCCGCGAGGGCCTTGGCGGCGCCCGCGCGGTCCCCGGCCTTTTCCAGCATGTCGGCCAGCGTGTACGCGGCGAGGGGCGCGCGCGGATCGCCCGAGTGCTTCTCGACCACCGCGCGCAGCGCCTGCACGGCAGCGGCGCGTTGACCGTTCGCGCGAGCGACGTCCACGAGGCTCATGAGCTGAGCCGCGCTCTGCGCCTTGCCCAAGACGACGGCGAA contains:
- a CDS encoding metallophosphoesterase family protein, coding for MAWSSWAPVPAWSATIEGVRVAAHHARPGSDMNGVMPDATAAEVDEVLKAAEADILVVGHTHRAMALRLGDKLVLNPGALLRDPADSWERELPTPGTFAVLELPARRWTVIRAQTGKPVEIVRAWRS
- a CDS encoding VWA domain-containing protein translates to MAKSRAVGCLLVLAGIAGACSASSGGDDSSGGGGGQAGNGATGGGGGISIGGSSGSGGGLNIDSGQGGSGGGGGFAGDACATTGSKAADPTTAPADIIWAVDQSGSMNQETAYVQSKINDFAKAIGNSNIDYHVVMIASTSGGNSICVPAPLSNGSCGDGPRFRLVNVGVDSNDALNKIIDHYAKYSDFLRLSATKHFVVVTDDNATDSPMNSAAAFTNKLATLQPTGMFAKWIFHSIYAFGTIPFVGCIGAFGTGAAFGKVYEDLVKQTGGAQGEICLGDWTPVFNAITTAVIINSKVSCEYEIPQPGAGQTLDPNKVNVDYLPGGQPPANPIPRVNDLAGCSSGPSLGGWYFDNNAAPSKILLCPQTCAAVQSDPAAKIDVKFGCESVFKPPA
- the smpB gene encoding SsrA-binding protein SmpB, which encodes MAKGGSDKKDLGGDRLVSKNRRAFFDYEVSDTLEAGLVLIGSEVRALRVQGCDLSDAWVDIQRDEAWVKGMRVPVLPHAAFGHEEKRQRKLLLHREQIEHLRGASEREGMTLIVTKCYFKNNHAKLEIALARGKKRHDKRQSIRERDASREAEAAMRRGRR
- a CDS encoding pyridoxal phosphate-dependent aminotransferase, which encodes MPRPPQTSAATSSLSDRVYGALLDEAKRRPGPVHLLNVGDTYLEPLPAARAEAQLAAEHPRLHNYAPVQGEPALLDAIQERVERVHGVALERPNLQVMSGATGGFTVVATALLEPGDEVLLLSPFWPLIRGIVESRSARAVELPFYTRLGEPGFDAEALLESAITPRTVAVYVNTPNNPTGRVLAPEVADAIARVVTRRNLWLWCDEAYEELWYGATRPKALWARDDLGERAIACHTLSKSHALAGARIGYTHGPASVMPAIRGAQTFLTYCAPRPLQFGGARALAEGDAWVESTRRLYAETGRRAASALGLPPPEGGTFFFFDASRYFRAGEDIQAFLRRCLDAGVLLTPGAASGKDYESWARLCFTAIPPAELEDALGRLAPLLG
- a CDS encoding IgGFc-binding protein, which gives rise to MRWIAWGGVAWVLALACTETDVVARGSGAAGGGSGGLGGSGGSLVIDGGGGASGCKPCSDDFTQVLDCDGNVKETCPGSLLCGAGTCMAPCDAATVNRSTVGCDYYAVTLNAMEAGFGGCFVAFIANTFKEAARVQASWGGTAISMAQHAKLPKGTGPSISYAPYDPAVGIPPGEVAILFLANDPVWHGSWKPPAACPVPAAIGLDAHVHWGVNLSTGRGKAFHITTDRPVVAYQMLPYRAAYAATTGATLLLPTSAWDTNYIAVEAWTAGDYQGLPIPPSLALVAKSDATTVKILPKHAIKDGYDVKGSPANSVATYTLDAGQTIEIIQAEDFTGSPIESDKPIGVFAGHLGLRIPNDVDWSDHAEQQIPPVRALGSEYAVVSYRDRVPGYEEKRKHRLVGAVDGTKLSFDPLLPNAPASLELGSVVELETDLPFVVKSQDADHPFMVFTYMSGSGQIANQGGPAGYGDPDFVRIVPGLQYMKRYVFFTDPTYPETNLVVVRRKGKTGFADVTLGCAGVLGGWQAVGKGDSYEYTRVDLSRHNFEPQGNCDNGRHEMTSAESFGLWVWGWGSPETRPGKPDPCNTNEPDNSCDVSYAYPAGESVAPINTVYVPPIPK